The Equus quagga isolate Etosha38 chromosome 10, UCLA_HA_Equagga_1.0, whole genome shotgun sequence genome includes a region encoding these proteins:
- the ARMCX5 gene encoding armadillo repeat-containing X-linked protein 5 isoform X1, with protein sequence MTKEVSKMEAMTKTRVMAEAKAKPLAEPDIVPQTKSKFTPMSSAVTKCEVKAGVGSEANIRSFAKAGDKADNESRPQRRREASLKFRAGDGADVVIKSGDEDEENVCSWFWSGEEPSVGSWFWPEEETPSQVYKPLPKIQEKPKPTPKPELTIKQKAAAWSRARYSVLVPIEGGERSLPPEGNWTLVETLIETPLGIRPLTKIPPYNGPYFQTLAEIKKQVRYREKYGPNPRACRCKSRDFSLEPKEFDKLVALLKLTKDPFIHEIATMIMGISPAYPFTQDIIHDVGITVMIENFVNNPNVKERPRALNMVDDSSESSEEPNTEKSYIRQVCKDIISYPLNSPVQLAGLKLLVHLSVKFEDHHLIANYIPDFLILLNKGSVKTKFYVLKVFLRLSKNQANTRELISAKVLSSLVAPFNKNESKANILNIIEIFENINFQFKKKVKLFTKEEFTKSELISIFQEAKEFGRKLQDLAEHSDPEVRDKVIRLILKL encoded by the coding sequence ATGACAAAGGAAGTGAGCAAGATGGAAGCTATGACTAAGACTAGAGTGATGGCTGAGGCTAAGGCAAAACCCCTGGCAGAACCTGATATAGTTCCCCAAACCAAGTCAAAGTTCACGCCCATGTCCAGTGCTGTGACCAAGTGTGAAGTTAAGGCTGGTGTTGGAAGTGAAGCCAATATCAGGTCCTTTGCCAAAGCTGGTGATAAGGCCGATAATGAGTCCAGGccccagagaaggagagaggccaGCCTCAAGTTCAGGGCTGGGGACGGAGCTGATGTTGTAATCAAGTCCGGTGATGAGGATGAAGAAAACGTCTGCTCCTGGTTCTGGAGTGGAGAAGAGCCTAGTGTAGGATCCTGGTTCTGGCCTGAGGAAGAGACCCCTTCTCAAGTTTATAAGCCTCTACCTAAGATCCAGGAAAAGCCCAAGCCCACACCCAAACCCGAACTTACTATAAAGCAAAAAGCTGCAGCGTGGTCAAGAGCCAGGTATAGTGTCCTGGTCCCAATAGAGGGAGGGGAGCGATCCTTACCTCCAGAAGGAAATTGGACTCTGGTTGAGACTTTGATTGAAACTCCTCTGGGGATTCGGCCTCTGACTAAGATCCCACCCTATAATGGGCCTTACTTCCAGACCTTAGCTGAGATAAAAAAACAGGTTAGGTATAGGGAAAAATATGGGCCCAATCCAAGAGCCTGCCGCTGTAAATCACGTGACTTTAGTTTAGAGCCTAAAGAGTTTGATAAACTCGTTGCCCTACTTAAGTTAACTAAGGATCCTTTCATTCATGAAATAGCTACGATGATAATGGGCATCAGTCCTGCTTATCCATTTACCCAAGATATAATTCATGATGTAGGTATTACTGTTATGATTGAAAATTTTGTCAATAATCCAAATGTTAAAGAACGCCCTAGAGCTTTAAATATGGTGGATGACAGCTCTGAGTCTTCTGAAGAACCAAACACAGAAAAGTCATACATACGTCAAGTTTGTAAGGACATAATCTCTTATCCATTGAACTCCCCTGTGCAACTGGCTGGACTAAAATTATTAGTGCACCTGAGTGTGAAATTTGAGGACCACCATTTGATTGCCAATTACATTCCAGATTTCCTCATCTTGTTAAACAAGGGGAGTGTCAAAAccaagttttatgttttaaaagtgtttttgcGCTTGTCTAAAAATCAAGCCAATacaagagaactgatcagtgccAAAGTACTGTCATCGTTGGTTGCACCATTTAACAAGAATGAGTCAAAGGCCAATATTCTTAACATCAttgaaatatttgagaatataaatTTCCAGTTCAAAAAGAAGGTGAAGCTATTTACCAAGGAAGAGTTCACTAAATCTGAGCTTATTTCCATATTCCAGGAAGCAAAAGAGTTTGGTCGGAAACTCCAAGACTTAGCAGAGCACAGTGATCCTGAGGTGAGAGATAAAGTTATACGATTAATACTCAAACTCTGA
- the ARMCX5 gene encoding armadillo repeat-containing X-linked protein 5 isoform X2: protein MTKEVSKMEAMTKTRVMAEAKAKPLAEPDIVPQTKSKFTPMSSAVTKCEVKAGVGSEANIRSFAKAGDKADNESRPQRRREASLKFRAGDGADVVIKSGDEDEENVCSWFWSGEEPSVGSWFWPEEETPSQVYKPLPKIQEKPKPTPKPELTIKQKAAAWSRARYSVLVPIEGGERSLPPEGNWTLVETLIETPLGIRPLTKIPPYNGPYFQTLAEIKKQVRYREKYGPNPRACRCKSRDFSLEPKEFDKLVALLKLTKDPFIHEIATMIMGISPAYPFTQDIIHDVGITVMIENFVNNPNVKERPRALNMVDDSSESSEEPNTEKSYIRQVCKDIISYPLNSPVQLAGLKLLVHLSVKFEDHHLIANYIPDFLILLNKGSVKTKFYVLKVFLRLSKNQANTRELISAKVLSSLVAPFNKNESKANILNIIEIFENINFQFKKKVKLFTKEEFTKSELISIFQEAKEFGRKLQDLAEHSDPEEK, encoded by the coding sequence ATGACAAAGGAAGTGAGCAAGATGGAAGCTATGACTAAGACTAGAGTGATGGCTGAGGCTAAGGCAAAACCCCTGGCAGAACCTGATATAGTTCCCCAAACCAAGTCAAAGTTCACGCCCATGTCCAGTGCTGTGACCAAGTGTGAAGTTAAGGCTGGTGTTGGAAGTGAAGCCAATATCAGGTCCTTTGCCAAAGCTGGTGATAAGGCCGATAATGAGTCCAGGccccagagaaggagagaggccaGCCTCAAGTTCAGGGCTGGGGACGGAGCTGATGTTGTAATCAAGTCCGGTGATGAGGATGAAGAAAACGTCTGCTCCTGGTTCTGGAGTGGAGAAGAGCCTAGTGTAGGATCCTGGTTCTGGCCTGAGGAAGAGACCCCTTCTCAAGTTTATAAGCCTCTACCTAAGATCCAGGAAAAGCCCAAGCCCACACCCAAACCCGAACTTACTATAAAGCAAAAAGCTGCAGCGTGGTCAAGAGCCAGGTATAGTGTCCTGGTCCCAATAGAGGGAGGGGAGCGATCCTTACCTCCAGAAGGAAATTGGACTCTGGTTGAGACTTTGATTGAAACTCCTCTGGGGATTCGGCCTCTGACTAAGATCCCACCCTATAATGGGCCTTACTTCCAGACCTTAGCTGAGATAAAAAAACAGGTTAGGTATAGGGAAAAATATGGGCCCAATCCAAGAGCCTGCCGCTGTAAATCACGTGACTTTAGTTTAGAGCCTAAAGAGTTTGATAAACTCGTTGCCCTACTTAAGTTAACTAAGGATCCTTTCATTCATGAAATAGCTACGATGATAATGGGCATCAGTCCTGCTTATCCATTTACCCAAGATATAATTCATGATGTAGGTATTACTGTTATGATTGAAAATTTTGTCAATAATCCAAATGTTAAAGAACGCCCTAGAGCTTTAAATATGGTGGATGACAGCTCTGAGTCTTCTGAAGAACCAAACACAGAAAAGTCATACATACGTCAAGTTTGTAAGGACATAATCTCTTATCCATTGAACTCCCCTGTGCAACTGGCTGGACTAAAATTATTAGTGCACCTGAGTGTGAAATTTGAGGACCACCATTTGATTGCCAATTACATTCCAGATTTCCTCATCTTGTTAAACAAGGGGAGTGTCAAAAccaagttttatgttttaaaagtgtttttgcGCTTGTCTAAAAATCAAGCCAATacaagagaactgatcagtgccAAAGTACTGTCATCGTTGGTTGCACCATTTAACAAGAATGAGTCAAAGGCCAATATTCTTAACATCAttgaaatatttgagaatataaatTTCCAGTTCAAAAAGAAGGTGAAGCTATTTACCAAGGAAGAGTTCACTAAATCTGAGCTTATTTCCATATTCCAGGAAGCAAAAGAGTTTGGTCGGAAACTCCAAGACTTAGCAGAGCACAGTGATCCTGAG